Within the Microbacterium terricola genome, the region TGAGGGCGTGCAGGCGCGCGTCGAACGCGCCCAGGTCGAGCGTCTTGACGACCTCGACGACCGTCGGCGCCACCTCGAGGTACGCGGAGCCGGCCAGGATCTTCGCCGCCACGCCCGCCGACATCCCCTCGCCGCGCTGTGCCGCAGCGACGATGCCGGCCATGTCGCCGTGCGCGGCCAGGAGGGTCGCGGCGGATTTCTCACCGATCCCCGCCACGCCGGGGAGGCCGTCGGATGCGTCGCCGCGGAGCGTCGCGAAGTCGGCGTACTGACTCGGCAGGACCCCGTACTTCGCCACGACGCTCGCGTCCGTGAGGACCTCGAGGTTGCTCATCCCGCGTGCGGTGTACACGACGCGCACGTCGCTCGCGTCGTCGACCAGCTGGAACAGGTCGCGGTCGCCGGTGACGATGTCGACGGGACCGGTCGCCTGCGTGGCGAGCGAGCCGATCACGTCGTCTGCCTCGTGCTCGGGTGCGCCGATGACCGTGATGTCGAGCGCAGCGAGCACCTCGCGGATGATCGGCACCTGCACCTCGAGCGGATCGGGCACGACCTCGACGTCGGGGCCGACCTCGATCACCTGGGCGACGCGGTGGGTCTTGTACGTGGGGATGAGATCGACCCGCCACTGCGGGCGCCAGTCGTCGTCCCAGCACGCGACGAGGTGCGTCGGCTCATAGGTGGTGACGAGCTTCGTGATGATGTCGAGGAACCCGCGCACCGCGTTGACCGGGGTGCCGTCGGGAGCGCGCACCTTGTCGGGCACCCCGTAGAACGCGCGGAAGTACAGCGAGGCGGAGTCGAGCAGCATCAGGCGATCGGTCACGGCCTCATCCTGACAGGTGCCGCCGACGCAGTGGGGTGCGGCGGTCAGCAGCCGGGACCCGATGGGTCTTCGAGGCACGTCTCATCGACGAGGGCGGTGTGCACCTCCACGACCTGGACCCCGTATCCGCCGGTGGTCGCCGTGATGACGCCGGGAACGCGCGTCCACCCGCCGCCGAAATCGACGAAGGGAGCGAACTCGACGGTCACCGAGACGGAGTAGGTGCCGCGGGCGGAATAGACATGACTCGTCGGCGTCGGCGAGAACTGCGTCTGCCCGAGCGCCGACCACGAGCTGCCGCCCGTCGCCGCACGCGCGGACGTGCCGTCACCGTGCGCGAAGACGAACGTCTCCGGGGTGAACAGCACCTCGACCGGCCAGTCGAGGATCTCGCCCGAGAATCGCTGATCGGATGCTGTCGCCACCAGATTCGTGGGCATGCCGACCACGCCGAAGCCGGCCGGCTCACCGGTGAGCGTCGGACGGGCAGGGACGAACGAGGCGAGGTCCTCGAGCGTGACGTCGGGGGCCGTCTCGACGGTGTACAGCGGTCGGCAGCCGAGCGCGGAGTCGGCGCACGTGTCCTCGTAGCCGGGCTCCTCGACGACCGACTGCGCCGGTGGGGCGACGCCGCCGTTCTGCCCGCCCTGGCCCGGCGTGGTGGAAGACCCGCCGATGTCGAGCTGCGTGCCCGAGTTGGTCACCTCGCATTCGCTTTGCCAAGGTCCCCCGCCACTGCAATCGCTCACATCGGCGAATGCCGGCGCGCCACCGAGTAAGCCGAGCGAGAGGACGATCACCACAACTAGTCGCATGCGTCGGCCTCCGAACCCCCGAGCGAACTGATTGCGAGACCGTGCACAGACGATGCCGACTCGTAGTCGACGCGAATTTCCTGCACGTCGGGTCGATTGGCGTCGACCACTGACTTGCCGACTGAGTCAACGAGCGTGACGTCCGAGACGTCAAGGCAAGCCGTCATCGCGACCGAGTTCACGTCCAAGTCGGCGCTGAGTGGCTGCATTGACGCTACGCGGGACTCGCCCTCGACCGTCCACCCATCCGCATGCATCTGCGAAAACGATTCCCGCGCGCCCGCATTCGCCTCACCCGTCGTCAGCGCGAAGACCGGCTCGAAGGTCTCCGGGTCGCTCAGGTCCACCTGATTGAGCGCGTCGACGTACGCGCGGTAGGTGGCCTCAGCGGCGGCGAAGGCCTCCTCCTCGGTGGCGA harbors:
- a CDS encoding 5'-3' exonuclease, with protein sequence MTDRLMLLDSASLYFRAFYGVPDKVRAPDGTPVNAVRGFLDIITKLVTTYEPTHLVACWDDDWRPQWRVDLIPTYKTHRVAQVIEVGPDVEVVPDPLEVQVPIIREVLAALDITVIGAPEHEADDVIGSLATQATGPVDIVTGDRDLFQLVDDASDVRVVYTARGMSNLEVLTDASVVAKYGVLPSQYADFATLRGDASDGLPGVAGIGEKSAATLLAAHGDMAGIVAAAQRGEGMSAGVAAKILAGSAYLEVAPTVVEVVKTLDLGAFDARLHALTDEQRRRTTALADQWALGTAMTRIIDTLDAAASR